AAAGGAACCATATTCGAGTAAATCCTGTGAAACCtctgtttttcttttttctagcttatatttttatgctctgcagtgtttttttttcttttttcaagcTTATGcgtttttttgtaattttttggtCGTCTCTGGCTTCCGTGTCAACGCCATTGTTTTTTAGCTGTCATCTGTTTGGTTCTTAAAAGCGGAGAATGATGTATCATCGGTAGTATTTGTGACCTTTTTGAGGAAAAAAATTGTACTTTAAAGAATATAATTTGTTCAAAAGTTTTCGTACGGTGTGTTTTGACAGCTAAGTTTATAATTTCTGGAACAAAGAAGAGAACTTGTTTGGCTGTTTTTATCTGGAGATAGGCTTTGTTTCATGCTGAAAGCTTCTGTTATTATTTTACGGGTGTCGAATTGCGTTTCATTTACCGATTATGGGCTCAAAGTGAAAGGGCTAATGGGTTTTTGTTTTGATAGTCTTGTTTTCTGATTTATATTCCTATTGAATCTGCAGATTTTGGATACTAGCTGACGAATATCCGAAGGACTTCAGATCTTTTATGGGTCTGCGAGATTGGTAGAGTTTTTGAAGTGGGTTATTTAGGACATTTATGCACTTTCAGTTCTTGAATTTGTAAAAGCTATTCGTGCTGTGGGGTGCCAGAATAGTTCTGAGGATTTAGTCTTAGGTTTTTAGCACACCGTTTCCATGCTTCTTTGAGAGCGTCATGTATTTCTCTCTGTTCAGTGTCAGAGTGATTCTTAGGATTTAGTCTTAGGAATACCGTTTCCATGCTTCTCTCAGAACACTATTGCTGTGTGGATCACTTGTATATTTGATTTTACTGGGCTGAAGCAGCATTTCAAGTTGTCCTCTAGACAATGAAATATGATGTTTATCCTCAAGAATATGAAGATTATGGTGTAGATTCTGCAAGGAGTGGTAAATGTTGAAGGATTATTCTTCAGCGTTCAGCATCTGCTACGATATTTCAGTAAGACATTCAGATTCAGAAATATGGGTTGTGTTGCATCAAGAATTGATAGGGAAGAGCGGGTGAAGATTTGCAGGGAGAGGAAGAGGCTTATGAAACAGTTGTTGGGATGCAGGAAAGAATTTGCTGATGCCCTGTTGGTGTACTTAAGATCGCTAAAAAATACTGGAGCGACCCTTAGACAGTTTACCGAATCCGAATCACTGGAACTTGAGGAAAACACTTCTGATTTTGCATTTCCGCCTTCCCCTCCAGCCCCCCCTCCTCCTCCTTTGCCTCCttcacctccaccaccaccaccaccaccaccaccacctccattCAGCCCTGATTTAAGGAAGCTTAAGAATAAACACCCGAAGGCTCATTCTGCGGTGGAAGAAGAAATAATAGAAATCGACGAGGATAAAAATCACACTCCACCACCTCTACCTACCAGTTCTTCCTGGGACTATTGGGACCCTTTTGGTCCTTCATCACCCCAATGTGATAAACAAAGTGAAGCAATGGAACAAGAGGATGAGAACTGGGCTGAGACAAATACTGAATTTATAGACGAAGATGAGGAAGCAGCCTTTGACGCAACTAAAGAAATTGATCTGATTCCCGTGAAACAGCAGAGGGTTGAACTCGCTGGTGAAAATTCCTCAATGATGAGCTGGCATGCTAAAGACACGGCTGATATGGGTATGGTGGTTTGGAGGAATAACAAGACCTTGAGCAGTATTGTTAAAGATTTGGATGAATATTTCCTCAAAGCATCTGGTTCTGTGAAGAATATAGCTGTTGTTATAGATATCAATACGGGTGATTCTTTCCGTTATAACGGCATAAAAGAGAACAAGAGTAActactttttctctcttaatcggAGCAAACTATTTGTTTTTTCCCTTCATGGCTTTTGATATCTTAAACTAGACATATCTTGCAAATTTGTCTGTCATGGTGTTTTTTCCTCTATGATTTTGTCAAATTTCCTCGCATCTTATCTGTTTTTATCCCATCCAACTTTCCAACGGTGGCATTTTTTCAAATGCATGAGttacttttttttcttttgtgcTCGAcctgatgatattgatgttccCTGTGTGAGGTCGAGGAAAGCATGCCCTACTTACTGAAAAAATTCCTCTTTTACAGCATTTCTTGTGTTAATTTGAAATGGAACATCGTCTTTTAATCTAGGTTTTAACTAATTATGGAAAGCGATTTATTCTCTAGGAACCAAATTTGTATAGGTATGACATTTTGGGGGCTTACACCATCTATATTTGCAGGAAAGAGAAGCAATTCAACAAGAGTTTTCCGTGCTCTAACTTGGAGTTGGTCCCTTAAATCACTTCAATCCTCAAGAGAAGCCGAACTTTTCTCTGAATCTAACGAACCCTGTAAACCTGGAGCTCATCGCACCACCCTCCAGAAGCTTTATTCCGAGGAGCAGAAGCTCCATAAGGATGTTAAGGTAATTGGGCTGAAAATAAAGTATAAGTACATAACCAAGAAATAGCATTATCTTTGTTTTAAGGAATATGATTTACAGATTTAGAAAGAAAGCCTTACAGATTTAGCTTATAGAACGGATTCCCATGTTTGTCGAAGTAAACCTTGAGAAAGTAACAAATGTGTTATTATGTCTATAACTTATTTTTTTCTACAAATTTAATGGCAACCGtgcttttatattttttaaaggaGGAGGTGAATGCCAAGGTGGAGTTTGGGAGAAAATCTTTGCTGCTACAGAGACAAGAGGAAGACCATGATTGGGTCAAGGCAGAGAAAACTCGGCTAACCGTTGAAAGTTTGGAGTCGTATATTTTATCTAGGCAAGAATCAATCAATGGCTCTTACTCAACTATATCAAGACTTATAAATGAGGAGCTGCACCCGCAGATTGTTGCGCTAGCTTCAGGGTAAACTCTCAAGTTGTTGAATTTTATGTGTCTTGAATGTATTTAACCGATAGGCTAGACAACCTTTGAAAGTGCATAGGCCTAAAAAAAATGGGAAGAATTTGTTTATATGGAGTATGTAATGTTTTCTTGCTGGTCAGAAAGATCAAATTAAGGGGAAAGAACTTATATTAggagatatttaaataaaattgaagCCTCGCTTGTTTTCCCTCAAGTCGAGATTGTTGAAGTATAAAAACTATGCTTGTCTAATATCCcatgatataataattttttgtaaatctAATTTTCATACTTCATTGCACATGAGTCGAGGGGTGTATTGAACTATAAAAATTATTACTGGTTCATCTTCCATGTCCTTGAGTTTTTAAAATTATCTCCAATTTATATATCCCGTGATGGCCggtttcagattttgaatcaCCCTGAATACTTGCTCCTGGTCTTTTGATATATACGCCACTAAGTTCGAATCGTCACTGTGTTTCTTCTCATACAGATTGATGCATATGTGGCACACAATGCACAAGTGTCATCAAGTCCAGAGTCAAATATCTCAGCAGCTGATCCATCTAGCAGATCAGCAATACATCGAACCTACTTCTGAATACCATCTGCAGGCTGCAGCTCAGCTCCATACAGAGGTCACTTCTTGGTACAACAGCTTCTGCAAACTGGTAAAATTCCAGCGAGAATATGTAGGTACCCTAAAAAAATGGACCGGACTTACCAGCTGCCTTGCAAATATCGGGACTCAGCAGAGTGATAACTCTTTAAAATTGGATGCCCTTCTCGGAGAATGGCTGAACCAACTCAATAATTTACACGATAAGGTAACTTGTTTGATTAAATCTTGAGCCATCTGTCAACTTTCTAACTTGGTTAATTTGTTTTTCCATTTTTCATCTACAGATAGTGTCTGAAACCATCAAGGGCTTGATATCTGCAGTTGAAACCATAGTCTTACAGCAGCAAGAAGAATACAACTTGCGCAAGAGATCTGAAAAACTTGGGCGGAAACTGGAAAGAGAACTCAATTCCCTTTCAGAAGTCGAGTTTAGGTTTGAGGGAGGCTTCTCTCTTGAAGAAGCAAACTCTGTGACCACATCTAAGCATCCTTTGTTGATTAGACGCGCCAAAGTTGAAGCTCTCAAGACATTAGTGGATGAGCAGAAAGCCAAGTATGTAAATTGTGTCAAAGCGACTCAAGCCTTGATTCTGAACAATTTACAGACTAGGCTCCCAAATGTATTTCATGTGCTAACAGACCATTCGAAAGCTTATGTTCATAGCTTTGAGGCAATTCTCGGTGGCCAGATTGCATTAGAACAGTAAGGGGTGAAATGAATACAATGTCCTGAGAACGAGCAACTTGTGGAAATCAGGTAGTCTTTTTTATTGATGTTTAACCAATGTGCAAGAGGAGTTGAGTTACGCATTTAACTACTCAACTTGTTCTAATTTCGTTGAAGTTAAAGTACCTATACGTTATCCTATCAAAGCATGTCAGCTTTTCACGATCATCTTGAATATGTTTGATTAAATCTTGAAACGCCTAGTGAAATGCCGTTTTTATTCCACAGAAAAACTTCGTTTATATGACAGAAATGAAATAACGGGGGACGGCTTATTCTAGTGGTTGTCACCATTATCTGCATTTTGATCAGGCACAAAATAATTGTTTCAACTCCcgacaattaaaataaaaaaaaaaataacctgGCAATAAAAAAACGAGCAGTACGAAGGAATAGGAATAGACCCAAGTCACTTATTTCATCTCAGTTAATAGAAGGATGAAAAAGTTATCGACTTTCTTGAATTCCCATTAAGATTTTAGAGTATCCCAACTAGCATACCAAATTAGTAGGTGAGCCAATGAAGTCACAGCGAGCTCCTAAGGGTCCCTGCCCTCTGCGCTTAATGGGTTCAAATGCTACCTGGAAAAGCAACAAAAACACATGTTGGAATACAGTCCCAGATTAAATTTCCGAATCTTAAGCGCCAACTTGAGGGATATGTAAGGATTTCACAATACATATAAACCTGAAACCGTAAACTAACAACAAAAGGAGAAAAGGGAAGAAATAACCAAATACGTGGTTCGACCAGAAAAGAAACGCCGATCTACGTTCACAACGAGCTCAGACTCCAGCCAATGCACTACCGATCTCAGATATCTCGGTACTATCTGTCACAAGTTACCTCAGACACCAACACACATGAACCCTAGTATACACGGTCTCGCAACCTGCTTCTCACAAGGAAGCGCAGACAAGAAAGCAATACCGCTACTGCCTGATGATCAAGATGATCAACCGGAGAGCCGATCAAACCCTGGGAGTACAGAGGAGAAGAGAGTATCTTTTTCGGGAAAGAAGGCGCATAAGCGAAGAGAGCAGAAAACCAGAAGAATCGAGAGTGTTCGAGTCATTTTCCCCCAACCCAAGAGCCCATGTATAAGAGTTATAAATGGGCTTGGGAAACGTACACAGTACACCACTTGGGCCCAAAGATGAAGCCAGCAAAATATGTGGTTGGGCTTCCATCCAGACCAGCAAGGTAGGAGACTTGGGCTTCACTACTAACATACTCCACCTTGAGGCAGAAGTCTCCGATCTATCATCGATCCAAATAGTGCATTAAATGGCTCATGAGTATCATCATCGCTCTTAACCAGTCCGAGGTAGGAGATTATCCCATGCCCAGTAGATTTAGACAGTGTCTAAACTTAGGGGCTGGAACAATCTTAGTCCCCATGTCTGACGGGTTGTCCTCGGTGGGAACCTTCACAACCTTGACTTTACCTGCAGCAATCATGTCTCTAACATAGTGGAATTTTATATCTACATGCTTAGTCCTATCATGGTAAACAGGGTTCCTGCTAAGGTGAATTGCACTTTGATTATCACATAGTACAGTAGGAGTATCAGAAATAACATCAATTTCAGATAGCAAACCATGTAGCCAAACAGATTCTTTAATGCAATCACACATAGCAACATATTCAGCCTCAGTAGAGGATAAGGCTACTAAAGGCTGCAGCTGTGATTTCCAAGAAATACAACTATTCCTTAGCATGAAACAGTAAGCAGTGGTAGATTTCCTAGAGTCACGATCCCCAGCAAAATCAGAATCAACATAACCTTTAAGATTAAGAACATCTGACTTACCATAGACCAAACCAATATCCACTGAAGAATTAACATAATTCAAAACCCATTTCAAACCACGCCAGTGATCAATACCAGGATTAGACATGTATCTTGACAGCACTGATATAGCAAATGATAAATCAGGTCGAGTACAGATCATTGAATACATGAGAGATCCAATCAAATTGGCATAAGGCTTATCTTGCATTTTAGCTAACTCACTATCAGATTTAGGGCATTGACCCTTATGGAGTATAAAATGATTAGCTAATGGCAACTTAACAGGTTTAGTTTCAGTGTTACCAAACAGAGATACCACCTTCCTTAAGTAAGGTGTTTGATGCAGCTTTAGGTAATTCTTTTCCTTATCTCTTTCAATATACATCCCCAAAATCTTCTTAGCATGGCCAAGATCCTTCATGTCAAACACAGAGCTAAGAGAATTTTTCAGATTAGTAATAAGAGACATAGACTTACTAATCAATagcatgtcatcaacatataagaGTAAATACAAAGGGATGTTATCAACAGATTTATAGTAGAAGCAGCTGTCATAGCTACTCCTTTTAAAGCCAATTCCAATCACAAATGAGTCAAACTTAATATACCATTGTCTAGGAGACTGTTTTAAGCCATACAATGACTTTTTCAGCAAACACACAAAATCAGGATGATCTTTATCAATAAAACCTTCAGGTTGAGCCATCACAATAGTCTCATTCAAATCACCATGCAAGAAGGCAGTGGTAACATCTAGTTGTTCAAGTTCAAGATCAAAATGGACAACAAAAGCAAGCATAATTCTAATGGTTTTGTATTTAACAACAGGGGAGAAAATCTCATTAAAGTCAATGCCTTCCCTTTGAGTGAATCCCTTAGCAACTAACCTAGCTTTAAATCTAGGTGGATCACTGGGATTCAGACCTTCTTTGATTTTAAACAGCCATTTACATTGAACAACTTTATGATTTTTAGGCTTTTGAACGAGCACCcaagttttattttgtttaagagACTCAAGCTCACTTATCATGGCATTCATCCACTGATTTTTGTCCTTAGACTCTATGGCTTCTTTATAGGTGTTTGGCTCAGAATACTGGACATTTTGAGCTGCTATGAGTGCTGTATAAACTAAATCAGCATAGGTGAATCTGGGGTTAGGTCTCCTAGCCCGGGGTTCCCTATCTCTAGTCAATTGATAGTTATCTAACTCATCATGAACTAGTTCCTGAACCTCTACCTCATGGTCCACAGGTTCTTCACCATCATTAACCTCAGGTGTTGGGTTCTCATTATCCACAGCCTCATTATCCCTATGATGATCATCCCCTAAGGGAATGTCACCAAGAACAGCCTCTTGTTGAGTCTCCACCTCAAAAGGTGTAGTCTTAGCATCTCTCAAGTTCTCACTCTCTGGTTTAGCAGCATTGTCCTGCAATTTACACGGAAAAGAGTCTTCATTAAAAATCACATCTCGGCTCACAATGATCTTGACACCTCTAGTGTTTCTATCCCACAATCTATATCCCTTTGTCCCATGTTGCTGTTGGTAGCCTAGAAAGACACACTTTAAGGATCTGGGATCCAGCTTACCATCTTTGGTGTGTGCATAGGCTGCACAACCAAAGATCCTAAGGTGACTAAGGCTAGGTTTCATGTTAGTCCATCGTTCTAAGGGAGTTTTGAAGGCTATAGAACTGTTAGGACTCCTATTGACAAGGTAGGTGGCAGTATATAGGGCTTCCCCCCAAAAGCCCTGAGGTAAACCAGAAGTAAACAACAAGCACCTAACTTTTTCTAATAGAGTTCTATTCATTCTTTCAGCAACACCATTTTGTTGTGGTGTGTTTCGAACAGTCCTATGTTTTAAAATACCATTTTCAGAACAAAACAAGTCAAACTCATTGTTACAAAACTCTAAGCCATTATCAGTTCTCAAAATCTTGACTTTACAGTCAGTTTGATTTTCCTCTAAGGTTTTCCAGCTTTTAAATTTTTCAAGAGCCTCATCCTTAGTTTTTAAAAGGAAGGTCCAAACATAACGAGTAAAATCATCCACAATACACAAGAAATACTTGTTATTACCATGTGAGGGACTCTTTTCAGGGCCCCACAAATCAGCATGCACATATTCCAGTTTGGACTTAGATAAATGAGTACCCTTCATGAATTTAAACCTATGTTGTTTACCTAGCACACAAGTTTCACAAAAGGGAACTTCTGAAAAAGAGTCTTTACCTAGTACTCCACTGTTGTGGAGTACTTGAAGCCCCTTGTTGCTCATGTGTCCTAACCGAAGATGCCATCTTTGTGTATCTGCAGGATTAGTACTAACAACAGTATTTGCACAGGTATTTACATGAGAACCATTCAATATATACAGACCAGAGACTTTTGAACCATACAAGATTAACTTGTCACCCTTATAAACATTCAAACAAGATTTTTCAGCTTTATAACAGCAACCTATATCATCTAGAGTACCAAGGGAGATCAGATTACGTTTCAAACAGGGGATATATCTCACATTAGTCAGCCTAATCTTCTTATTATTATCAAGACAGAGAACTACATCACCAATTCCTTTAACTTTACAGGAATTGTTATTTCCCATGAACACCGTTTCATTACACGATTCATTCAAGTTCTCAAAGCAAGAAAGATTAGGAGACATGTGAAAAGAACAGCCAGAATCAAGAATCCAGCGGTCACTAATAGGAATATCAGAAACATTCAGAACCTCATACACATCAGAATGACTTCCTGATATACAAGCAACATTAGACCCTTTAGTTTCCATATCTTTTCCTTTTTGAGTAGAAAGAAACTTATAGCATTGTTTTTTCAGATGACCCTTTTTACCACAAAAGTGACAATTTCTAGTTTCTTTCTTCTTATTCTTCTTATCCTTTCCGGGTTTGTCATTAGAAATAGTTTCTACCTTATTGGTTTTAACAAACAGATTGTTCCCTGTTCTTTTCTGAGTCTTAAGTTCATGTTCTCTAGCCCTAAGCCCATTCACTACTAATTCAAGCTTGGGAACTACCCCAGTGTATTGCAAGGAGTCTTTAACAACATGATATTTTTCAGGCAAAGAATTTAACAGAATCATAGCAAGGCTAGAATCATCAAGTTCTTGCTGAGTCCCTTTAAAGAGCAAAGTCAGTTTCAAAAATTCATCAAGATTATCATCAAGAGACTTAGAAATGTCCATTTTATAAGAAAACAGATAACCCTTTAAATATATGAGATGAGAAGCAGATAACGTGGTATAGAGGGAATCGAGTTTACCCCAGATGGCTATGGGGTCATCACAGCCATCTACCTGTCTCAAGATGGCATCGGAAAGACTGAGAACAATAAGATTGTAAGCAATCTCATTGATCTCAGTCTTCTTTGCTTTCTGAGCATCGGACCACCTGTTCTCATCAACTTTAGAGCAATCAGCACCTTGTTATAGGACAGTAgggccttcattttctttttccagGAACCGAAGTCCCCTTTTCCATCAAATGGGAGTGTCTCAACTCTTGATGCCATGGCAGTGCCTCGCAAACACCAAAAGACAAAACCAAAATTAAAGAGAACAAGACACTGTACAGAGTAAGACTCACAGAACCGAACAAATCTTGGGACAAGAACTGAAACAAGAACAGTCAACCGGTAAAGAACTCAGAAACGAGAATATCAACCAGTAAGGTACCGAAATCCTAGTTCTCAACGGAAGTCAAGAAACCGAACCAAGAAAccgaacctggctctgataccactgtaaGGATTTCACAATACATATAAACCTGAAACCGTAAACTAACAACAAAAGGAGAAAAGGGAAGAAATAACCAAATACGTGGTTCGACCAGAAAAGAAACGCCGATCTACGTTCACAACGAGCTCAGACTCCAGCCAATGCACTACCGATCTCAGATATCTCGGTACTATCTGTCACAAGTTACCTCAGACACCAACGCACATGAACCCTAGTATACACGGTCTCGCAACCTGCTTCTCACAAGGAAGCGCAGACAAGAAAGCAATACCGCTACTGCCTGATGATCAAGATGATCAACCGGAGAGCCGATCAAACCCTAGGAGTACAGAGGAGAAGAGAGTATCTTTTTCGGGAAAGAAGGCGCATAAGCGAAGAGAGCAGAAAACCAGAAGAATCGAGAGTGTTCGAGTCATTTTCCCCCAACCCAAGAGCCCATGTATAAGAGTTATAAATGGGCTTGGGAAACGTACACAGTACACCACTTGGGCCCAAAGATGAAGCCAGCAAAATATGTGGTTGGGCTTCCATCCAGACCAGCAAGGTAGGAGACTTGGGCTTCACTACTAACAAGATATTTGACTTACCCATCCCTTGACAGGTGAAACTACTGGTGCCGTTTGAGGCCTGAGCCCATTGAATTGTGGCAGAGAAGTCATCATCACTGTACTAGCCATTTTATTGATGGAGATCCGTGATGCCAAGTGTCATATGCATTGTAAGTGTTTCTCAAACAACTCCACACAGAGCTCGTGGCGTCAGAGTTGGATACACTGAAATATTGCTGCTGAGATGGCGATGATCTAGTGCTGTATCCATCCCAGTTGGATAATATACGCGTGTCTCGTTAATTCGAGCCCGACACACTTCAAGAACTAATTCCATGTCGTAAATTATTCGGAACGAAAGTCAAAAGACGGAACGAAAAGACTGAAATGTAAAAGATCATGATTGATTTCCAAAAACAAGCTATTATAAAGTAACTGAATAATGTTAGTCTACATTTGTGGATGTTGTAAGAACTAATACATTAGGTCGTGCTTTAGAAAGATGGGTCTACTAAACTAAGGGCTCCTTTACTCCTAAAGATGTATGAGATTTTAGCTCATGGACGTTGAATAGGACTAATCTCGTACATGTTTaccataataaataatatttttttgaataaaaaatattatttttcaaacatAATCCAATAAGATATCCATATCATAAAATCTGTTGTGATGAGATCGaatgcaataaaaaaaaattttgattattaataattaatatataaaaataaaaaagatatgACAGATAATATTCTAATTTTAGTCCTAACATTGTCAGCTTTCAGTCGAGACAATATGCCAACTTTCTTCTCAATTGGACCAAAATATTAaacaataataatttataaaatgccaattttattttatttattttgtttttttactaAGAACAacgtaataaaaaataaataaaagcacAGAAAGATTTGCAGAAATCGTCGACAAAATCTAACGAATTAGATTAACaaacatattatatttcatGCCATCTTTCGAGCAAACATTGGAACAACgcattttcttgaaataaatttttttttgctgataaataataatatccAGAATTAttccatttttttatttttgagttcCTTCTGGTTTGGTGATTATGTTGCCAAAATCATTATCAGTACAAAACTTCAcagttaattaattatttttttttttgtatatgcGGAGCAGTGTCTCTGTGTTGTCGATGTGACAACGTATTTTGTCCTCTTGTCTGCTTGTCAAAACGGAGGGAATATTGGTATTGTGTTTTGTCacctaattttaaaataatataatatatttaattttattttatcttatatcatttcaatttcaaaaatttaattttgaataaaaaacaaattcattctttattttttttacaaaacacTGCATCTTGTGTGATATAATCTGATttaagcaaaaatttgtgtaagacgttatcatgagtcgtattttgttagacagctttcttatttggatcatcaatgaaaaaatattactttctattgtgaatatcggtagtggctgacccgtctcacagataaagattcgtgagtaTATCTAATTAAGCTGGCATGCTAAATTAATGTTTTCGGCCACCCtagttattattttatattttgaataattATATGTCTTAATTGTTTTTGCTTAACATTTACAAGTTACAACATGTGTGATCGATCACTCAAAACTTCTAGTTCGCGAAATTACAAAAATGTACGCCCAAACTGACCCAATCAAACCGCAACCACGCCATAGCCAAATGGGACAATCTCGGTATTTCAAATGTAAGGCTCTTAATTTCGTGTCCCGAGCCCAAACCCAAGAAGCTTGAGAACACAAGCAACACCCTTATCGgttgccacgtgtcagaatctcggCACTCCTTAATCCCACCCCTACGTGCGAAGGGTTTGGTCGACGctgggtgtgggggcagtgccccaCACCCAATCAATGGTCCAGATCATTTCATGGGGAggggaattttaaaaaaaaaaaaaaaaaccaagggccagaaaaattctggcccttggatctgcccctgcaggcactgcctgcagggGCAGGGTCGAATTTTCCCGTGCGAAGATGCATACGTCATTCTGTCACACCTAACCATAGCTCTTGAGGTAAATGAcccttttaattaatattataaaaatgatttaaaatatgtaatttttaatattttaatgaatacAAATATAAATTCACGCAATATATTATAAGATTTATGAGCAGTAAATCTCACATTATTCGGACAGATTTTGAcaaaatcaattttatttttcaaatttaaatgatttgttGTCTTATTATACAAATTCATATAGCTAAATGATcttgattaaaataattttttcctgTTATCGTAACGatccaagaatttaatttacAAGAAATTAAGGGCctgattttatatatttatgtatggtatgatttttcatatatataatttttaagatTTGAGATATTATTTACGAGAATGAAATAAGTCGTATTAATTATCATCTTATTGTCGCATTCAGCATATTAAAGATCAATTTTgtcttattttgtgagacgaaatttttatttggatcatttatgaaaaatattactttatatcgtgaatatcggtaagttgatatgtctcatagataaagatttgtgagatcaTTTCACGAAAGACCGACTCTATTTACAAATTATTTCGTAAAA
This Primulina eburnea isolate SZY01 chromosome 2, ASM2296580v1, whole genome shotgun sequence DNA region includes the following protein-coding sequences:
- the LOC140821481 gene encoding protein ALTERED PHOSPHATE STARVATION RESPONSE 1-like, with product MGCVASRIDREERVKICRERKRLMKQLLGCRKEFADALLVYLRSLKNTGATLRQFTESESLELEENTSDFAFPPSPPAPPPPPLPPSPPPPPPPPPPPPFSPDLRKLKNKHPKAHSAVEEEIIEIDEDKNHTPPPLPTSSSWDYWDPFGPSSPQCDKQSEAMEQEDENWAETNTEFIDEDEEAAFDATKEIDLIPVKQQRVELAGENSSMMSWHAKDTADMGMVVWRNNKTLSSIVKDLDEYFLKASGSVKNIAVVIDINTGDSFRYNGIKENKRKRSNSTRVFRALTWSWSLKSLQSSREAELFSESNEPCKPGAHRTTLQKLYSEEQKLHKDVKEEVNAKVEFGRKSLLLQRQEEDHDWVKAEKTRLTVESLESYILSRQESINGSYSTISRLINEELHPQIVALASGLMHMWHTMHKCHQVQSQISQQLIHLADQQYIEPTSEYHLQAAAQLHTEVTSWYNSFCKLVKFQREYVGTLKKWTGLTSCLANIGTQQSDNSLKLDALLGEWLNQLNNLHDKIVSETIKGLISAVETIVLQQQEEYNLRKRSEKLGRKLERELNSLSEVEFRFEGGFSLEEANSVTTSKHPLLIRRAKVEALKTLVDEQKAKYVNCVKATQALILNNLQTRLPNVFHVLTDHSKAYVHSFEAILGGQIALEQ